In the Octopus sinensis linkage group LG17, ASM634580v1, whole genome shotgun sequence genome, one interval contains:
- the LOC115220958 gene encoding tektin-4-like has product MAACVVGPNLNTCQPAGDVGEASIIHPPVECGPKGELDCRTKRETFEDSVLMTNTGNDMGISTQGYRSNKYNDMEWNNNNYAKYFQSASDRHNSEVIRNDSSNTMNTTEAITKKTQDDMTKKLGERIQDISFWKFELERAIQDMQDEIDLQVTMKRQLENALRSVEIPLHIASDNLNCRLRRQGIDLVEDIVEKALLQEVKLINNVQELLKKTIAKTDEQLENNRLTKQKMEMDWSDKKEALQIDSRCAILRNHHTNKQFFPGSANFQEIQSTPESWAQFTHDNIILAENERKSSIQLRECAKNILEDTSRDLFEQNNIVQSAFQKRLQELDDAKFRHESHLKKVCQEISDEEKNIEGLLKAIRDKEDPLKVAQTRLDARSRRPGVELCRDGIQIGLIQEVDEINTSITTLKKKLMEAQNSLKNLQDTRMCLEKEISNKINSIFIDRQKCLPMRERYPTVLRLQGYQ; this is encoded by the exons ATGGCTGCGTGTGTCGTGGGCCCGAACCTAAATACTTGCCAACCGGCGGGCGATGTGGGTGAAGCGAGTATCATACACCCACCGGTGGAATGTGGACCAAAAGGTGAACTTGACTGTAGGACCAAGAGAGAGACATTCGAAGATTCAGTGCTGATGACTAACACTGGAAATGATATGGGTATCTCGACCCAAGGTTACCGAAGCAACAAATATAACGATATGGAGTGGAATAACAATAACTACGCCAAATATTTTCAATCTGCCTCTGACAG ACACAACTCTGAAGTGATCCGCAACGACTCCTCAAATACTATGAATACCACAGAGGCCATCACCAAGAAAACCCAGGATGACATGACCAAGAAGCTAGGAGAGAGAATACAAGACATTAGTTTCTGGAAGTTTGAACTTGAACGAGCTATCCAAGACATGCAAGATGAGATAGATCTGCAAGTGACAATGAAGAGACAACTGGAGAATGCACTGCGTTCTGTTGAGATACCGCTGCACATTGCATCAGATAACCTGAACTGCAGGCTGCGTCGACAAGGAATTGATCTTGTTGAGGATATTGTTGAAAAAGCTTTACTTCAG GAAGTCAAGTTAATTAACAATGTACAGGAACTTCTGAAGAAGACAATCGCAAAAACTGACGAACAACTCGA GAATAACCGTCTTACAAAGCAAAAGATGGAGATGGATTGGAGTGATAAAAAGGAGGCACTACAGATTGACAGTCGATGTGCAATACTGAGGAACCACCACACCAACAAGCAGTTCTTTCCTGGTTCAGCTAATTTCCAGGAAAT aCAATCAACTCCTGAATCTTGGGCACAGTTCACCCATGACAACATAATTCTGGCTGAAAATGAGCGAAAGTCATCCATTCAGTTGCGAGAATGTGCAAAGAACATCTTGGAGGATACTTCCAGAGACCTGTTTGAGCAGAATAATATCGTACAGTCTGCTTTCCAGAAACGTCTGCAAGAACTTGATGATGCCAAATTTAGACATGAAAGCCATTTGAAGAag gtatGTCAAGAAATTTCtgatgaagagaaaaatattgaaggtCTGCTGAAGGCTATCAGAGACAAGGAAGATCCTCTAAAAGTTGCTCAAACCCGCCTTGATGCAAGGTCTCGCCGTCCAGGAGTTGAGCTGTGTAGAGATGGCATCCAAATTGG ATTAATCCAAGAAGTTGATGAAATTAACACTTCCATTACAACCCTGAAAAAGAAACTGATGGAAGCTCAGAATTCTCTCAAGAACCTGCAAGACACAAGGATGTGTTTAGAGAAAGAAATTTCAAACAAGATAAATTCCATTTTTATCGACAGGCAGAAATGCCTTCCAATGCGAGAACGCTACCCTACAGTGCTGCGTTTACAGGGTTATCAATAA